A part of Melittangium boletus DSM 14713 genomic DNA contains:
- the priA gene encoding replication restart helicase PriA, whose amino-acid sequence MNPSSLASVAVGRPVRGEFTYVVPEALSGRLTPGQRILVPFGRSMTLGFFLGPAVPPADGSSVKLKPILKVLEDSPSLPADLIALLRFAAEHYRYPLGEVIRSALPPGLSTAQDEKEAKPDVQEFAVALVTEAPEALRRAPAQSAALAYLLAVGGRAPLEEVAHAIPGARETLKKLAARGLVRLEEVVLAPGVREGLGQNRPERLTPEQGAAVEVLHTAVDAGGFQPFLLHGVTGSGKTEVYLRAVERALERGRGSLVLVPEIALTPQLVGRFRSRFGGDVAVLHSALKDRERLFHWQALRKGTVRIAVGVRSAVFAPVADLGLIVVDEEHDPSFKQEDKLRYQARDLAVVRGKQAGAVVVLGSATPSLETLENTRKGRYQKLELKRRVDDRPMPTLQCVDLRQERPKDPLVMQEAPILSPPLLDAMAETIGRGQQVILFLNRRGHSTFLLCEVCGASVKCGDCDVCLTYHRSQNRVVCHYCGEAHSVPEHCRECTGPLLKMGVGTERVEAEVAERVPQARVARLDRDSATSAERLTELLASFARREIDVLVGTQMVAKGHDFPGVTLVCVVMADTSLAIPDFRASERTFHLLTQVAGRAGRGKDPGRVLVQTYNPDAEPVRRMLVHDFDGFAEGELARRKALSWPPYTRMAAVRLEGESPEQTASVARFLGDYLGRHMPPSSWGVRLLGPALAPISRIRGKTRWQLLLKAPTHAALAPLLARLEAKLVDVPSAVRVTIDVDPAAML is encoded by the coding sequence GTGAATCCCTCCTCCCTCGCCTCCGTCGCCGTCGGCCGTCCCGTCCGGGGCGAGTTCACCTATGTCGTCCCCGAGGCCCTGTCGGGCCGGCTCACGCCCGGCCAGCGCATCCTCGTGCCCTTTGGCCGCAGCATGACGCTCGGCTTCTTCCTCGGGCCGGCCGTGCCTCCCGCGGACGGCTCCAGCGTCAAGCTCAAGCCCATCCTCAAGGTCCTGGAGGACTCGCCGTCGCTCCCGGCGGATCTCATCGCGCTGCTGCGCTTCGCCGCCGAGCACTACCGCTACCCGCTCGGCGAGGTCATCCGGAGCGCCCTGCCGCCGGGCCTGTCCACCGCCCAGGACGAGAAGGAGGCGAAGCCGGACGTGCAGGAGTTCGCCGTGGCGCTCGTCACCGAGGCGCCCGAGGCCCTGCGCCGTGCCCCCGCGCAGTCGGCGGCGCTGGCGTACCTGCTCGCGGTGGGAGGCCGGGCGCCGCTGGAGGAGGTGGCGCATGCCATCCCCGGGGCGCGCGAGACGCTCAAGAAGCTGGCGGCCCGGGGCCTCGTGCGTCTGGAGGAAGTGGTGCTCGCCCCCGGGGTGCGCGAGGGGCTGGGGCAGAACCGTCCCGAGCGGCTCACCCCGGAGCAGGGGGCGGCCGTGGAGGTGTTGCACACGGCGGTGGACGCGGGCGGCTTCCAGCCCTTCCTCCTGCACGGCGTGACGGGCAGCGGCAAGACGGAGGTGTACCTCCGGGCCGTGGAGCGCGCGCTCGAGCGGGGCCGGGGCAGCCTGGTGCTGGTGCCGGAGATCGCCCTGACGCCGCAGCTCGTGGGGCGCTTTCGCAGCCGCTTCGGCGGGGACGTCGCCGTGCTGCACTCGGCGCTCAAGGATCGCGAACGGCTCTTCCACTGGCAGGCCCTGCGCAAGGGCACGGTGCGCATCGCCGTGGGCGTGCGCTCGGCGGTGTTCGCCCCGGTGGCCGACCTGGGCCTCATCGTCGTGGACGAGGAGCATGATCCGTCCTTCAAGCAGGAGGACAAGCTGCGCTACCAGGCGCGCGACCTGGCCGTGGTGCGCGGCAAGCAGGCCGGGGCCGTGGTGGTGCTCGGCTCGGCCACGCCCTCGCTGGAGACGCTGGAGAACACGCGCAAGGGCCGCTACCAGAAGCTGGAGCTCAAGCGCCGCGTGGATGACCGGCCCATGCCCACGCTCCAGTGCGTGGACCTGCGGCAGGAGCGCCCCAAGGATCCGCTCGTGATGCAGGAGGCCCCCATCCTGTCCCCGCCGCTGCTCGATGCCATGGCGGAGACGATCGGCCGGGGCCAGCAGGTCATCCTCTTCCTCAACCGGCGCGGGCACAGCACGTTCCTCTTGTGCGAGGTGTGCGGCGCCTCGGTGAAGTGCGGCGATTGCGACGTGTGCCTGACCTACCACCGCTCGCAGAACCGGGTGGTGTGCCACTACTGCGGCGAGGCGCACTCCGTGCCCGAGCATTGCCGCGAGTGCACCGGGCCCCTGCTCAAGATGGGCGTGGGCACCGAGCGCGTGGAGGCCGAGGTCGCCGAGCGCGTCCCCCAGGCCCGCGTGGCGCGCCTGGACCGGGACTCGGCCACGAGCGCCGAGCGGCTCACGGAGCTGCTCGCCTCCTTCGCCCGCCGGGAGATCGACGTGCTGGTGGGCACGCAGATGGTGGCCAAGGGGCACGACTTTCCCGGCGTGACGCTCGTGTGCGTGGTGATGGCGGACACGTCGCTCGCCATCCCCGACTTCCGCGCCTCCGAGCGCACCTTCCACCTGCTCACCCAGGTGGCCGGACGCGCCGGACGGGGGAAGGATCCGGGGCGGGTGCTCGTGCAGACGTACAACCCGGATGCCGAGCCCGTGCGGCGCATGCTCGTGCATGATTTCGACGGGTTCGCCGAGGGCGAGCTGGCGCGGCGCAAGGCCCTGTCCTGGCCGCCCTACACGCGCATGGCCGCCGTGCGCCTGGAGGGCGAGAGCCCCGAGCAGACCGCCAGCGTGGCCCGCTTCCTCGGGGACTACCTGGGTCGTCACATGCCGCCCTCATCCTGGGGGGTTCGTCTGCTCGGGCCCGCCCTGGCCCCCATCTCGCGCATCCGGGGCAAGACGCGCTGGCAGTTGTTGCTCAAGGCCCCCACCCACGCGGCGCTCGCTCCGCTGCTCGCCCGCCTGGAAGCGAAACTGGTGGACGTTCCCTCCGCCGTGCGCGTCACGATCGACGTGGATCCCGCCGCCATGCTGTAG
- a CDS encoding response regulator receiver protein, translating into MAEPVLLVHDDIATIASVRRLLTREGYEVILATSVADALIGFGHHLPVLIVLAPGVESGRGHLVLEELGLHPDMRLARVLLLGDAVPGSAAPVAPLPLDGAGFVAQVAHLIASPAGPESWFVVKDEVEVPASPTPMLAGPPGLQPRTPSPVRNIGLEQTLFTESSLEDSLPPVSPFALDAEPSSPGPVADDFPPPPDVFLPRGESAPSAMELAESEPDAEAESLFGQTEQAVVGSGRIPPERLIEPDAVPPPSEPSASPGVPAGLRARTPSHTAIPTITAVSPVEMGPVENPVPVPEPVKPLPALPPVKAVDIEVEARAEAERLAQWEIDSALAREQAEAARKAGPQLGDEGFFDVELTPARPSLALPLLEPEHGLAPRPLEGSELEPVPEDAPLPSESEAPEAWEAPHAESVGATWFDLEPEVTSPDAAPVGSLVETPSQAPRGEDPLPAGELPERTDKFPLRRVAGSADAPDVDSLPAEDAIAVMEVRLMRTERRIAQILSERDEAVARQRTAESARAELEADVERLRAEQRTREESHEAHAVSLRSEWERSQREAEALRARLAALTEEREREGALRLELEQRWEQRATSDAQARVQSETRGEEARAARAAAEARAEAEARSRQEWEARAHGELKSRQEWEARAHAEMKARKELLGRMEQEARARTEAEARARVEAEARAQAEQRAEAEARARADVESRARSTADARVQLEMKARAEAEARALAADKARSDAEAQAEVEARARARLELSAEAAEKARQRAEARANKAEQERVEALSRAESLVKARGEAQARAEAEALLRAELEERIERVTREHAEREAESERSRRDLEARVERVTREHAERDAQAERLRRELEARTERMTGEHSDREAEAERLRRELEARLERMTGEHAEREAEAERSRQELEARVERLTGAYAELETQAEELERARVDAETRAMNTERLRLEAEARVERAAQARATAQDRADEAEQRVASAERLRVELEGQVENSVKALGAVEAQAEELERARVDAETRAVNTERLRVELEARVERLEKERAVARTRAAEEKHARVEAEARLARLEETVAERSAHLDEARAESERLARSLAQEREAREALSQEISRLESSRAEAERSHRDAEARVLREASETVARVRSETEAAIARAEAETADMAARARAALISFQPPEGPAVDIPRGGSVSGDGLARLVTRLREARIQVRFELKGTRALRVLWLKDGALVGAVSSASDESLVDRARADGLIDARQENELRLVRGTSTTALLEAMRGRGYLRENEVIPLVQRYTEQVALDALAEDSSLYRLIEEAPPHEVALAASTRPLLHLLAEALRDRVSAETFMTAAGGLRAGVLRSGSEPEPESFGLSSRELRLLAEVDGEQTLEQLVLGAGLPQDTALRALGLCHALGLLQLRPAVPLEGDEDAPGELDVRRLESKYEEIQDADYFSVLGLARTAGGEDVRRAHALLTAEFHPLRFAGHPDPVLQHRAQQIATSLSEAARALADDRLREEYARSLRD; encoded by the coding sequence ATGGCTGAACCGGTTCTCCTCGTCCACGACGACATCGCCACCATCGCCTCCGTGCGGCGACTGCTCACGCGCGAGGGCTATGAGGTCATCCTCGCCACCTCCGTGGCGGATGCGCTCATCGGCTTCGGTCACCACCTGCCCGTGCTCATCGTCCTGGCCCCCGGGGTGGAGAGCGGGCGCGGCCACCTCGTGCTGGAAGAGCTGGGACTGCACCCGGACATGCGGCTCGCGCGGGTGTTGCTGCTCGGGGACGCCGTCCCCGGCAGCGCGGCCCCGGTGGCGCCGCTGCCCCTGGATGGCGCGGGCTTCGTGGCGCAGGTGGCCCACCTCATCGCGTCGCCCGCGGGGCCGGAGTCCTGGTTCGTGGTGAAGGACGAGGTGGAGGTGCCCGCGTCGCCCACCCCCATGCTGGCCGGGCCTCCCGGACTGCAACCTCGGACCCCGAGCCCGGTCCGCAACATCGGGCTGGAGCAGACGCTCTTCACCGAGTCGTCCCTCGAGGACAGTCTGCCTCCGGTGTCTCCCTTCGCGCTCGACGCCGAGCCCTCGTCGCCGGGCCCGGTGGCCGACGACTTCCCGCCCCCGCCGGACGTGTTCCTCCCGCGAGGGGAGTCCGCGCCGTCGGCCATGGAACTCGCCGAGTCCGAGCCGGACGCGGAGGCGGAATCCCTCTTCGGACAGACGGAGCAGGCGGTGGTGGGCTCGGGCCGGATTCCGCCCGAGCGGCTCATCGAGCCCGACGCCGTGCCTCCCCCGTCCGAGCCCTCCGCCTCGCCGGGCGTGCCCGCCGGCCTGCGGGCGCGGACTCCGTCCCACACGGCCATTCCCACCATCACCGCGGTGAGCCCCGTGGAGATGGGCCCCGTGGAGAACCCGGTGCCCGTGCCGGAGCCGGTCAAGCCCCTGCCGGCGCTGCCTCCGGTGAAGGCCGTCGACATCGAGGTGGAGGCCCGCGCGGAGGCCGAGCGCCTGGCGCAGTGGGAAATCGACTCGGCGCTCGCGCGCGAGCAGGCGGAGGCCGCGCGCAAGGCCGGGCCCCAGCTCGGGGACGAGGGCTTCTTCGACGTGGAGTTGACCCCGGCGCGGCCCTCGCTGGCCCTGCCGTTGTTGGAGCCGGAGCACGGGCTTGCCCCACGTCCCCTGGAGGGCTCGGAGTTGGAGCCCGTTCCCGAGGACGCGCCGCTGCCCTCGGAGTCCGAGGCGCCCGAGGCCTGGGAAGCACCGCACGCGGAGAGCGTGGGCGCGACGTGGTTCGACCTCGAGCCCGAGGTGACCTCGCCCGATGCCGCCCCCGTGGGCTCCCTGGTGGAGACTCCCTCCCAGGCGCCGAGGGGCGAGGATCCGCTTCCAGCGGGCGAGTTGCCCGAGCGGACGGACAAGTTCCCGTTGCGGCGCGTGGCCGGCTCGGCGGACGCGCCGGACGTGGACTCGCTGCCGGCCGAGGACGCGATCGCCGTCATGGAAGTGCGCCTGATGCGCACCGAGCGGCGGATCGCGCAGATCCTGTCCGAGCGGGACGAGGCCGTGGCCCGTCAACGCACCGCGGAGAGCGCTCGCGCGGAGCTCGAGGCGGACGTGGAACGGCTCCGGGCCGAACAGCGGACGCGGGAGGAGTCCCACGAGGCCCATGCGGTGTCGCTCCGCTCCGAATGGGAGCGCTCCCAGCGGGAGGCGGAGGCGCTGCGGGCCCGGTTGGCGGCGCTGACCGAGGAGCGGGAGCGGGAGGGCGCGCTGCGCCTGGAGCTGGAGCAACGCTGGGAGCAGCGCGCCACGTCCGACGCGCAGGCCCGCGTCCAGTCGGAGACGCGAGGTGAGGAGGCCCGGGCCGCGCGCGCCGCGGCCGAGGCGCGCGCCGAGGCGGAGGCGAGGTCCCGCCAGGAGTGGGAGGCCCGGGCGCACGGGGAGTTGAAGTCCCGTCAGGAGTGGGAGGCCCGCGCGCACGCGGAGATGAAGGCGCGCAAGGAACTCCTGGGCCGGATGGAGCAGGAGGCTCGGGCCCGGACGGAGGCGGAAGCGCGCGCGCGGGTGGAGGCGGAAGCGCGGGCCCAGGCCGAGCAGCGCGCGGAGGCGGAAGCGCGCGCGCGGGCCGACGTGGAGTCGCGTGCCCGCTCCACCGCGGACGCGCGGGTGCAGTTGGAGATGAAGGCGCGGGCGGAGGCGGAGGCGCGGGCGCTCGCGGCGGACAAGGCGCGCTCCGATGCGGAGGCCCAGGCCGAGGTGGAGGCGCGCGCCCGGGCCCGGCTGGAGCTGAGCGCCGAGGCGGCGGAGAAGGCCCGGCAGCGCGCGGAGGCGCGTGCCAACAAGGCGGAGCAGGAGCGCGTCGAGGCGCTCTCGCGCGCGGAGTCCTTGGTGAAGGCGCGCGGAGAGGCGCAGGCCCGCGCGGAGGCGGAGGCCCTGCTGCGCGCCGAGCTGGAGGAGCGCATCGAGCGCGTGACGCGCGAGCACGCCGAGCGCGAAGCCGAGTCCGAGCGGTCACGTCGGGATCTGGAGGCGCGGGTCGAGCGTGTGACGCGCGAGCACGCCGAGCGGGACGCCCAGGCCGAGCGGCTGCGCCGGGAGTTGGAGGCGCGCACCGAGCGCATGACGGGCGAGCACTCCGACCGGGAAGCCGAGGCCGAGCGGCTGCGCCGGGAATTGGAAGCCCGGCTCGAGCGCATGACGGGCGAACACGCCGAGCGGGAAGCCGAGGCCGAGCGGTCGCGTCAGGAGCTGGAGGCCCGGGTCGAGCGTTTGACCGGGGCCTACGCGGAGCTCGAGACCCAGGCGGAGGAGCTGGAGCGGGCGCGGGTGGACGCCGAGACGCGGGCGATGAACACCGAGCGGCTTCGTCTCGAAGCGGAGGCGCGGGTCGAGCGCGCGGCGCAGGCGCGGGCCACGGCGCAGGATCGGGCCGATGAGGCGGAGCAGCGGGTGGCGAGCGCCGAGCGGCTGCGGGTCGAGCTGGAAGGTCAGGTCGAGAACTCCGTGAAGGCGCTGGGCGCGGTGGAGGCGCAGGCCGAGGAACTGGAGCGGGCGCGCGTGGACGCCGAGACGCGGGCGGTGAACACCGAGCGGTTGCGGGTCGAACTGGAAGCCCGGGTCGAGCGCCTGGAGAAGGAGCGCGCCGTCGCGCGGACCCGGGCCGCCGAGGAGAAGCACGCCCGGGTCGAGGCGGAGGCGCGGCTCGCGCGGCTCGAGGAGACCGTGGCGGAGCGTTCCGCGCACCTGGACGAGGCCCGTGCCGAGTCGGAGCGTCTGGCGCGCTCGCTGGCCCAGGAGCGCGAGGCACGGGAGGCGCTTTCCCAGGAGATCTCGCGGTTGGAGTCGTCGCGGGCCGAGGCGGAGCGCTCTCACCGCGACGCGGAGGCGCGGGTGCTGCGCGAGGCCAGCGAGACGGTGGCCCGGGTGCGCTCGGAGACCGAGGCGGCGATCGCCCGGGCCGAGGCCGAGACCGCGGACATGGCGGCCCGGGCCCGGGCGGCGCTCATCTCCTTCCAGCCGCCCGAGGGTCCCGCGGTGGACATTCCCCGGGGTGGAAGTGTCAGCGGAGACGGGCTCGCGCGGCTCGTCACCCGGCTGCGCGAGGCCCGCATCCAGGTCCGTTTCGAGCTCAAGGGCACCCGGGCCCTGCGCGTCCTGTGGTTGAAGGACGGCGCGCTCGTGGGGGCCGTGTCCTCGGCTTCGGACGAATCGCTCGTCGATCGGGCCCGGGCCGATGGGCTCATCGACGCGCGCCAGGAGAACGAGTTGCGGCTCGTGCGCGGCACCTCCACCACCGCGCTCCTCGAGGCCATGCGCGGCCGTGGCTACCTGCGCGAGAACGAGGTCATCCCGCTCGTGCAGCGCTACACCGAGCAGGTGGCCCTGGACGCGCTCGCGGAGGACTCGTCCCTCTACCGGCTCATCGAGGAGGCGCCTCCGCACGAGGTGGCGCTCGCCGCGTCCACCCGGCCCCTGCTGCACCTGCTGGCCGAGGCCCTGCGCGACCGCGTCTCCGCCGAGACCTTCATGACGGCGGCCGGAGGGTTGCGCGCGGGCGTCCTCCGGAGCGGGTCCGAGCCGGAGCCCGAGTCCTTCGGCCTGTCCTCGCGCGAGCTGCGGCTGCTGGCGGAGGTGGATGGAGAACAGACGCTCGAGCAGCTCGTGCTGGGCGCGGGCCTGCCCCAGGACACGGCGCTCCGGGCGCTCGGGCTCTGCCATGCGCTGGGTCTGCTCCAACTGCGGCCCGCGGTGCCCCTCGAGGGGGACGAGGACGCCCCGGGCGAGCTGGACGTGCGCCGTCTGGAGTCCAAGTACGAGGAGATCCAGGACGCGGACTACTTCTCCGTGCTGGGGCTCGCGCGCACCGCCGGGGGCGAGGACGTCAGGCGGGCCCATGCGCTGCTCACCGCCGAGTTCCACCCCCTGCGCTTCGCCGGGCATCCGGATCCCGTGCTCCAGCACCGCGCCCAGCAGATCGCCACCTCGCTGAGCGAGGCGGCCCGGGCGCTCGCGGATGACCGGCTGCGCGAGGAGTACGCGCGCAGCCTCCGGGATTGA
- the def gene encoding peptide deformylase: MVREILIWPHPVLKQKARPVARVDDSLRTLVKDMFETMYAEEGVGLAAPQVGVLQRVIVLDCRPRQPESQPLVMINPEIIALEGKVVFNEGCLSIPGEGEDVERAAKVSVRYLDLEGNPQTLACDELLAVAVQHEVDHLDGIVYVDHVSSLKRELIRKRMVKHVKPAREARPTV; encoded by the coding sequence ATGGTTCGAGAAATCCTCATCTGGCCCCATCCCGTCCTCAAGCAGAAAGCCAGGCCGGTGGCCCGGGTGGACGACTCCCTCCGCACCCTGGTCAAGGACATGTTCGAGACCATGTACGCCGAGGAGGGGGTGGGTCTCGCCGCGCCGCAGGTGGGGGTGTTGCAGCGGGTCATCGTCCTGGACTGCCGTCCGCGCCAGCCCGAGTCCCAGCCGCTGGTGATGATCAACCCGGAGATCATCGCCCTGGAGGGCAAGGTGGTCTTCAACGAGGGCTGCCTGTCCATCCCCGGCGAGGGCGAGGACGTGGAGCGCGCGGCGAAGGTGTCGGTGCGCTACCTGGACCTGGAGGGCAACCCCCAGACGCTCGCGTGTGACGAGCTGCTGGCGGTCGCCGTGCAGCACGAGGTGGATCACCTCGACGGCATCGTCTACGTGGACCACGTCTCCTCGCTCAAGCGCGAACTCATCCGCAAGCGGATGGTGAAGCACGTCAAGCCGGCCCGCGAGGCGCGGCCGACGGTTTGA
- the nth gene encoding endonuclease III, whose translation MGRETVESRRQRAREVMERLERSMPDVRIELDYRTPLELLVAVILSAQCTDKRVNLVTPALFERFPDAAAYARASVEEVEPFIQSCGLYRAKAKNLVAAARALVAEHGGEVPRSRASLETLPGVGHKTAGVVCMHLGGDEAFPVDTHVKRLAFRLGFTRHTDPDKVEEDMQGLLPSPQWMKGHQLLVWHGRRTCFARAPACERCVVAELCPRKGVRLKPSAAPRGPA comes from the coding sequence GTGGGACGTGAAACGGTGGAGTCGAGGCGGCAACGGGCACGGGAGGTGATGGAGCGGTTGGAGCGCTCCATGCCGGACGTGCGCATCGAACTGGACTATCGCACTCCCTTGGAGTTGCTGGTGGCCGTCATCCTGTCCGCCCAGTGCACGGACAAGCGGGTGAACCTGGTGACCCCCGCCCTCTTCGAGCGCTTTCCGGACGCGGCCGCGTACGCCCGCGCGAGCGTGGAGGAGGTGGAGCCCTTCATCCAGTCCTGCGGCCTGTACCGCGCCAAGGCGAAGAACCTCGTGGCGGCGGCCCGGGCCCTGGTGGCCGAGCACGGGGGCGAGGTGCCCCGCTCGCGCGCCTCGCTGGAGACGCTGCCGGGCGTGGGCCACAAGACGGCCGGCGTGGTGTGCATGCACCTGGGCGGAGACGAGGCCTTCCCGGTGGACACCCACGTCAAACGGCTGGCGTTCCGCCTGGGCTTCACCCGTCACACGGACCCGGACAAGGTGGAGGAGGACATGCAGGGCCTGCTGCCCTCTCCCCAGTGGATGAAGGGCCACCAGCTCCTCGTGTGGCATGGGCGCCGCACGTGCTTCGCGCGCGCGCCCGCGTGCGAGCGCTGCGTCGTGGCGGAGCTGTGTCCGAGGAAGGGCGTGCGGCTCAAACCGTCGGCCGCGCCTCGCGGGCCGGCTTGA
- a CDS encoding threonine aldolase family protein, whose amino-acid sequence MKPIDLRSDTVTKPTPAMRRAMAEAEVGDDIYGEDPTARRLEELVAERLGLEAALFVPSGTQANQIAMGLHCRLGDEVLADAGSHIFHYESGALSGLWGVQPAPLAGERGVFSPEQVKAAVRTDFIGPRSRLVSLENTHNRGGGKVWPLERFREVVEASRAAGLAVHLDGARLFNAAVATGTPAAAWSSLTDSTAVCFSKGLGAPAGSAILGSRELIAEARRLRKRLGGAMRQVGILAAGALYALEHHVERLAEDHEHARRLAAGLAELPGVTVDPGQVETNMVVAEFPGPQADTVAKLAAQGVLAGATGSSPRAVRLVTHLDISAGDIDEVLARIRRGLAG is encoded by the coding sequence ATGAAGCCCATCGACTTGCGCTCCGACACCGTGACGAAGCCCACCCCCGCCATGCGCCGCGCCATGGCCGAGGCCGAGGTGGGGGATGACATCTATGGCGAGGACCCCACGGCGCGCCGGCTCGAGGAGCTTGTCGCCGAGCGCCTGGGGCTGGAGGCGGCCCTCTTCGTGCCCTCGGGGACGCAGGCGAACCAGATCGCCATGGGGTTGCACTGCCGCCTGGGCGACGAGGTCCTCGCCGACGCGGGCAGCCACATCTTCCACTACGAGAGCGGCGCCCTGTCGGGACTCTGGGGCGTGCAGCCGGCGCCGCTCGCGGGCGAGCGGGGAGTGTTCTCGCCCGAGCAGGTGAAGGCGGCGGTGCGCACGGACTTCATCGGCCCGCGCTCGCGGCTCGTGTCGCTGGAGAACACGCACAACCGGGGGGGCGGCAAGGTCTGGCCCCTGGAGCGCTTCCGCGAGGTGGTGGAGGCGTCGCGCGCGGCGGGACTCGCGGTGCACCTGGATGGGGCGCGCCTCTTCAACGCCGCGGTGGCCACGGGGACGCCCGCTGCCGCCTGGTCCTCGCTCACGGACTCCACGGCGGTGTGCTTCTCCAAGGGGCTCGGGGCCCCGGCGGGCTCGGCCATCCTCGGCTCGCGGGAGCTCATCGCCGAGGCGCGGCGGCTGCGCAAGCGCCTGGGCGGGGCCATGCGTCAGGTGGGCATCCTCGCCGCTGGAGCGCTGTACGCGCTGGAGCACCACGTGGAGCGGCTCGCCGAGGACCATGAGCACGCGCGCCGCCTCGCGGCCGGGCTGGCGGAACTGCCCGGCGTGACGGTGGACCCGGGCCAGGTGGAGACGAACATGGTCGTCGCCGAGTTCCCCGGGCCCCAGGCCGACACGGTCGCGAAGCTGGCGGCCCAGGGAGTGCTCGCTGGCGCCACCGGCTCCAGTCCCCGCGCGGTGCGCCTGGTCACTCATCTGGACATCTCCGCCGGAGACATCGATGAGGTGCTGGCGCGCATCCGCCGGGGGCTCGCTGGCTGA
- a CDS encoding M23 family metallopeptidase — protein sequence MRRLAPLLLLALSSACAPPAARQKMSFDELYSDPAPYPSGAVEEPRVSARRSKPRELTLEQGGEGEGLDSPELREALEHFVALARAARTQVPQGSPMPEAQVVNWREINSWLDVFLRLPVRKTSSLDVVRTRTTLEAELELDARLYGDIPADLADAVLARMDALSTRMAELRRSRSRTSSRPDKAPRFTWPVEPVIVTSVFGTRLHPILGTERDHQGLDLAAKRGQLVTASSKGVVLRAGPAGGHGNQVIIQHDGDVTTRYSHLSRVLVVTGDVVEQGDVVGAAGRTGMATGVHLHFELWKDGVPCDPLDELGPTESGEEPSFVQRGAPSGPYVTQGRRP from the coding sequence TTGCGCCGTCTCGCCCCCTTGCTGTTGCTCGCCTTGTCGTCGGCCTGTGCCCCTCCGGCCGCGCGGCAGAAGATGAGCTTCGATGAGCTGTACTCGGACCCCGCGCCCTATCCCTCCGGCGCGGTGGAGGAGCCGCGTGTGTCCGCGCGCCGGTCCAAGCCCCGGGAGCTGACGCTCGAGCAAGGCGGCGAGGGGGAGGGACTGGACTCGCCCGAGCTGCGCGAGGCCCTGGAGCACTTCGTCGCCCTGGCGCGCGCCGCCCGCACCCAGGTGCCCCAGGGCAGCCCCATGCCCGAGGCGCAGGTGGTCAACTGGCGGGAGATCAACTCGTGGCTGGACGTCTTCCTGCGCCTCCCCGTGCGCAAGACGTCGTCGCTGGACGTGGTGCGCACCCGGACGACGCTGGAGGCCGAGCTGGAGCTGGACGCGCGCCTCTATGGGGACATCCCCGCGGACCTGGCCGACGCGGTGCTCGCTCGGATGGACGCGCTCTCGACGCGCATGGCGGAGCTGCGCCGGTCGCGGTCCCGTACTTCTTCCCGGCCGGACAAGGCGCCCCGCTTCACCTGGCCCGTGGAGCCGGTCATCGTCACCAGCGTCTTCGGCACCCGGCTGCATCCCATTCTCGGCACCGAGCGGGATCACCAGGGCCTGGACCTGGCGGCCAAGCGCGGACAGTTGGTGACCGCCTCGAGCAAGGGCGTGGTGCTGCGCGCCGGGCCGGCGGGCGGCCATGGCAACCAGGTCATCATCCAGCACGATGGAGACGTCACCACCCGCTACAGCCACCTGTCCCGAGTCCTCGTGGTGACCGGGGACGTCGTCGAGCAGGGTGATGTGGTGGGCGCGGCGGGCAGGACGGGCATGGCCACCGGCGTCCATCTGCACTTCGAGCTGTGGAAGGACGGCGTGCCGTGTGATCCGCTCGACGAGCTGGGCCCCACGGAGTCGGGGGAAGAGCCCTCGTTCGTCCAGCGGGGAGCGCCCTCGGGGCCCTACGTGACACAGGGGCGCCGTCCGTAG
- a CDS encoding HU family DNA-binding protein, translating to MTKAELVEVVAAQSRLTKKSAAEILDIVFANIGKAVKKDQRFSYPGFGTWSVRSRKARKIRNPQTNEMMKLKASKTVGFRPAKELKNSL from the coding sequence ATGACCAAGGCAGAGCTCGTGGAGGTGGTGGCGGCGCAGTCGCGGCTGACGAAGAAGTCGGCGGCGGAGATTCTCGACATCGTCTTCGCCAACATCGGCAAGGCGGTGAAGAAGGACCAGCGCTTCAGCTACCCCGGCTTTGGCACCTGGTCGGTCCGCTCGCGCAAGGCGCGGAAGATCCGCAACCCCCAGACCAACGAGATGATGAAGCTCAAGGCGAGCAAGACCGTGGGTTTCCGGCCCGCCAAGGAGCTGAAGAACTCGCTGTAG